cataaaaaatttattaatctaaaatttgaataaaaacaacaacgacaacgacaacaacaacaacaatcataatCGCTGaagcaaaaagtaaaaaaacttacattCACCCAAAACTTACAATTGTGTATGCTGAagcaaaattgaagaaaaactGAACAATCGGATAGAAGTGTTTTGTGAGAAAACTTCAAGCAGAGATGTAGAAGTGTTTTGTGAGAAGGAAGGCTTGCCTTTTATTACAAAGATgtgaaataaaagacaaaaaaaattcatttgtcaCGGAGACTAACTGAGTTCCAGTCTTTTTGTTACATCAATCATATTTCTCTTGCAGAAATTATTCTTCAAgtcttgtttgattcttagcaAAGAATCTCAGCAATGTTTTATTCAAGTACGAGTcacatcaaaatattttttttatataactttcaCGTGTTAGAATCTATGTACTTGAAATTAAAGATGTAGATAAGAAtccttctatttcggcaatgtcattgccacaattgattttcctctttttttttttaataatttttttcacattttcggCAATAGCATTGCCACAATACCCACAATTTTTCCCcatttccccctatttcggcaataccattgccacaattttttttttcttccccctatttcggcaatcccattgccataattcttttttttttctctcccactatttcggcactaccattgccacatttccttttttttttttttttttctctcccactatttcggcactaccattgccacatttttttttctcccactaTTTCgacactaccattgccacattttttttttctctccccctatttcggcaataccattgccacatttccttttttttttttttctctctcccactatttcggcactaccattgccacatttttttttctcccactaTTTCgacactaccattgccacatttttttttctccccctattttggcaataccattgccacatttcccttttttttttttcctctctcccactatttcggcactaccattgccacattttttttctctctccccctatttcggcaataccattgccacatttcctttcttttttttttttcttccttcttccccctatttcggcaattccattgccacaattctttttttttttttttttttctctttcccccctatttcggcaatcccattgccataattcaatttttttttcttttccctccattttcgacaatgggattgccgcaaaccttttttatttttttccttttgagcaCTCACACATGGGCACTCAATGAAGCGGGCAGgctgggcagaaggaatttcggtAATTTCAAGAAcgctgttgccgaaattctcaaaatttctctctcctcaaattggattttctctctcatacttttcttcgaatttcggcaacactgttgccaaaattcactctctctcctcatttccccaaataactttgaacagtgactataaccccaaaaaacttcatttttaccaatatttacccaaaagactctaAAACCGactgtatttttaatttttttttagacttaTTGAAGATCAAAACAAAGCAATCTTACCATTAGAGTGTCAGAGACTCAGAATAGCATCCTAGTCACTACCATTTGGCTTCAAAGTGCCAAATTTGCCATTGTTCACGGACCTAAagtttttatatagatatatatatatatacacacacacatatattttttCTCCTTGATTGGAGCCACTGAACGATGTTCATAAATGATGTTGACAAGCAGCCCATCATAAGTTCAAAAGTTTTACCCTtctagacaaaaaaaaaaaatttacatatgcATAATTATGCTAGTATCACCTAAAGTGGTATAATTTATGCTATAACTCGTATACGTAGAGAGTTTTAAGTGATAAAGATGTGTTTATCACCTCTTTATCGTTCACAATTCACCACATAAGCAAATTGTGACATAAACTGTACTACCTTATGTGATAACAACAAAACTCTATATATGGATCTAAATTTCCAAAAATCCAATCATGTATTCACACTCCATCCCACCCAAACCTAATAATTAAAATGGCAATTTagtcatttcctcccaactttAAGACCATAGTCACAAGTTTCTAGTTCCCTACCAAATGCACAATTACAAAACCCCTATTAAACCCACACAACGAAGTATCACTCTACACAACACTCAgctcttgaaagttgaaaccacTCAAAAACTCGAAGTGTGTGTCTGTCTCAGtctcacaaatcacaatggCTCACCACCCATTCTGTCTTCTAATAACACTAACACTAGCATTCCAACTCATAGTTTTCTTCTCCTACTTCGCATCTGCACGAACACCCGCCAATGCTGCACCCCAACCCCAAGATCTGGTCCGTTCATCTTGTGAACACGCTAGCTACCCCAACATCTGTATCCGCACACTCTCGTCCTACACTGGACCAGCCAAGACTCCCAAAGACTTAGCCCAAGCTGCTGTGAAAGTGAGCCTGTCACGAGCCAAGCGAGTCTCCAACTACTTGGCCCAAGTGAGTGAAGCCAAAGACTTGAAAATCAGCAAGAGACAGAGAGGTGCGCTGAGTGACTGTGTGGAGCAGATATCAGAGTCGGTGGAGGAGCTGAGGCAGACGCTGAGCGAGCTGAAGCACCTGCGTGTTGAAACTTTCAGGTGGCAGATGAACAATGCTGAGACTTGGGCGAGTGCGGCTTTGACGTATGAGGACACGTGTCTTGATGGGTTTCAAGGTGTTGATGGGAATAAGCTCAAGTCTGATGTGAAGAGGAAGATTAGGAATGTCGGTAAGGTTACTAGTAACGCTCTCTACATGATCAATCGCCTTGATGAGAGTCGTGGTAAAGCCTAGCCTAGATTATtgagagtaattttttttttttaatcttggtaaaaatgatgatgatggacGGTCCTGATCACTCTGTGTAACTGTGCAGTGTGTATCAtatgatatatttatatattatgcaACTTTTGAATATcaatatctttatatttataaatataaatatatacgtATCAGGCTTTGTTCTCCTAACTAAGGTTAAAgctgtatgtatgtatattgcTATGATTTTACTACTTCTCAATTGCAATGCTATagtatttcacaatttttcttCCACAATGAGAGATTAATTACCTTTGTTTTACTAAACAGAAGAGCTTAAAAAGCAGTGAAAGAAAATGTgtataatttagaaaataaattatgggTTTACCTAGAAGTGATATACAACCACTCATATgttaattacaaataaaatgtggcaaaattgtagcaaaaaaggtTTGTTACCGTAGAACAACTCACTACCTCAACGAAATGTCCAAAAAGCTGGATGATAGGTGGTGTAAATTGTAATGCAAATTGTTGTTGCCCTTTTTTAACTTCTTTAATGGGTAAGTTAATATAGGCCAACGGTCGGTCCATGACAACCTGTGCTTCAGTCTGGGAAGGTCCATTTTTGCTGGGCCATAGAAA
This portion of the Castanea sativa cultivar Marrone di Chiusa Pesio chromosome 7, ASM4071231v1 genome encodes:
- the LOC142642834 gene encoding pectinesterase inhibitor 3-like isoform X2 produces the protein MAHHPFCLLITLTLAFQLIVFFSYFASARTPANAAPQPQDLVRSSCEHASYPNICIRTLSSYTGPAKTPKDLAQAAVKVSLSRAKRVSNYLAQVSEAKDLKISKRQRGALSDCVEQISESVEELRQTLSELKHLRVETFRWQMNNAETWASAALTYEDTCLDGFQGVDGNKLKSDVKRKIRNVVSMGNVQLSCLMLLLG
- the LOC142642834 gene encoding pectinesterase inhibitor 3-like isoform X1, with amino-acid sequence MAHHPFCLLITLTLAFQLIVFFSYFASARTPANAAPQPQDLVRSSCEHASYPNICIRTLSSYTGPAKTPKDLAQAAVKVSLSRAKRVSNYLAQVSEAKDLKISKRQRGALSDCVEQISESVEELRQTLSELKHLRVETFRWQMNNAETWASAALTYEDTCLDGFQGVDGNKLKSDVKRKIRNVGKVTSNALYMINRLDESRGKA